The following coding sequences are from one Rhodothermales bacterium window:
- a CDS encoding AI-2E family transporter, with amino-acid sequence MTASSNKLVSRHPSVLSGPEMLLFGGGALLFLALLFVMEAILNPAILAGACVILLWPIRHHKIAHAILFSGGFLLLVWFFVEVSGVLVPFVGVYILAYLFDPIVTHLHRRHGVHRGLTSFVVTMLIVSVVALFALFLIPNVLNQLDSIGEHVTASLQQFRSWMLTSPLLNYAMPSDLEKEALASRLTESLRSYAGAWTASIPSNVTEMVQSFGPLFSVLMMALVMPIILFYMLKDYRVIKAGLIELLPLVGGQRKYLKKVSRIVGNYLRGQLTISAIGGIVVTVALMIADVPFALLIGMIAGLMNMIPNLGAILTNLVGISIALVFGERGILDVVLVVTILMGQSLLEQAILIPRILSHHVGLHPVLILFSLFVFGALMGILGLFVAVPTMALIATVYQTYRGQVSFDLTEYANPNKPAGETHYHIVSGVTTPPDQERKYRTQTLE; translated from the coding sequence ATGACCGCGTCGTCCAATAAATTAGTATCCCGCCATCCTTCCGTGCTTTCGGGGCCCGAGATGTTGTTGTTTGGCGGAGGGGCCCTGCTGTTTCTGGCGCTGTTGTTTGTGATGGAGGCGATCCTCAACCCCGCGATCCTGGCGGGGGCGTGCGTGATTCTGCTCTGGCCGATCCGGCATCACAAGATTGCGCATGCCATCCTGTTTTCGGGTGGCTTTCTGCTGCTGGTATGGTTCTTCGTGGAAGTCTCCGGCGTGCTTGTGCCGTTTGTCGGTGTCTATATCCTGGCTTACCTTTTCGATCCCATCGTCACGCATCTCCATCGCCGGCACGGAGTGCATCGGGGGCTGACGTCGTTTGTGGTGACGATGCTGATCGTGAGCGTGGTGGCGTTATTTGCGCTCTTTCTCATTCCCAACGTGCTCAATCAGCTCGATTCGATTGGGGAACACGTGACGGCGAGTCTTCAGCAGTTTCGTTCGTGGATGCTGACATCGCCCCTGTTGAACTACGCCATGCCGTCGGACCTTGAGAAGGAGGCGCTGGCCAGCCGGCTCACGGAGTCGCTCCGGTCGTATGCCGGGGCATGGACGGCGAGCATCCCCTCCAACGTAACCGAGATGGTGCAGTCCTTCGGCCCGCTGTTCAGCGTGCTCATGATGGCCCTGGTGATGCCCATTATCCTATTTTACATGCTCAAGGATTACCGGGTGATCAAGGCGGGCCTCATCGAGTTGCTGCCGCTGGTTGGCGGGCAACGGAAATATCTCAAAAAGGTGAGCCGCATCGTGGGCAACTACCTGCGGGGGCAGTTGACGATCAGCGCGATCGGTGGGATCGTGGTGACTGTTGCCCTGATGATCGCCGACGTGCCGTTTGCCCTGTTGATCGGGATGATCGCCGGCCTGATGAACATGATCCCCAATCTGGGCGCCATACTCACCAATCTCGTGGGCATCAGCATCGCCCTCGTTTTTGGCGAACGTGGGATTCTGGACGTGGTGCTGGTCGTCACGATCTTAATGGGGCAGTCGTTGTTGGAGCAGGCCATTCTCATCCCCAGGATCCTGAGCCACCATGTCGGGCTGCACCCCGTGCTCATCCTATTTTCCCTGTTTGTTTTCGGGGCGCTGATGGGCATTCTCGGGCTGTTTGTCGCGGTGCCGACCATGGCGCTGATCGCCACGGTATACCAGACCTACCGGGGACAGGTCAGCTTCGATCTCACCGAGTACGCCAACCCCAACAAGCCGGCCGGCGAGACGCACTACCATATCGTCAGCGGCGTAACAACCCCCCCCGACCAAGAACGCAAATACCGGACACAGACTCTCGAG